A genomic window from Phycisphaerales bacterium includes:
- a CDS encoding patatin-like phospholipase family protein has translation MPPTDEPRMPQNGAVPTWTPPGRDPEESGGPEDGVAVCMSGGGYRAMVFHVGMLWRLNDAGILKDVQRFSCVSGGSITGAVLGLHWPKLAGGGFSEAAFGEHVVTPVRRMASTNIDIEAILLGALLPGVTVGDLVAREYRNVLFGTATLQNLPDSPRFVFNATNVQSGALCRFSKPYLWDWRVGKYPNPAISLAVAVGASSAFPPVLSPITLKLKPGEIAPGTGDDLCRSPYTTRLVLTDGGVYDNLGLETAFKRYRTLLVSDAGGQMQPDPDPAENWAGHSKRILDMVDNQVRNLRKRQLLDALTTTDPVHRREGAFWSVRSNIADYGLPDAIPAPFARTQELAATPTRLDAMEDGLQERLINWGYAICDAAIRRHWKRGLAAPKRLPYPVSGI, from the coding sequence ATGCCCCCTACCGACGAACCACGGATGCCTCAGAACGGCGCGGTCCCAACATGGACGCCTCCAGGTAGGGACCCCGAAGAGTCCGGCGGGCCGGAGGACGGCGTCGCTGTTTGTATGTCGGGCGGCGGCTACCGCGCCATGGTGTTCCACGTCGGCATGCTCTGGAGGCTGAACGACGCGGGCATCCTCAAGGACGTGCAGCGGTTCTCGTGCGTTTCAGGCGGCTCAATTACAGGCGCTGTGCTCGGGCTGCACTGGCCGAAGCTCGCCGGCGGGGGCTTCAGCGAGGCGGCCTTCGGCGAGCACGTCGTGACGCCGGTCAGGAGGATGGCCTCCACCAACATCGATATCGAAGCCATCCTTCTCGGCGCACTGCTCCCTGGAGTCACCGTTGGTGACCTGGTGGCCCGGGAGTACCGCAACGTGCTATTTGGCACCGCCACCTTGCAAAACCTACCCGACAGCCCCCGGTTCGTCTTCAATGCCACTAACGTCCAGTCGGGAGCGCTGTGCCGCTTCTCGAAGCCGTACCTGTGGGACTGGCGCGTGGGCAAGTATCCGAATCCCGCCATCTCGCTCGCGGTTGCTGTGGGCGCATCGTCCGCGTTCCCGCCGGTGCTCTCTCCGATCACGCTCAAGCTGAAGCCAGGTGAGATCGCTCCCGGCACCGGCGACGACCTTTGCCGGTCGCCCTACACCACGCGCCTGGTGCTCACCGACGGCGGCGTGTACGACAATCTCGGGCTCGAGACCGCGTTCAAGCGCTACCGCACGCTGCTGGTGAGCGATGCGGGCGGGCAGATGCAGCCGGACCCTGACCCCGCCGAAAACTGGGCCGGCCACAGCAAGCGCATCCTCGACATGGTGGACAACCAGGTGCGCAACCTGCGCAAGCGGCAGCTCCTGGACGCGCTCACCACTACTGACCCAGTCCACCGCCGAGAGGGCGCATTCTGGAGCGTCCGCAGCAACATCGCGGACTACGGCCTACCCGACGCGATACCAGCGCCCTTTGCACGCACCCAAGAGCTCGCGGCCACCCCCACGCGACTGGACGCCATGGAAGACGGGCTTCAGGAACGGCTGATCAACTGGGGGTACGCCATCTGCGACGCTGCCATCCGGCGGCACTGGAAGCGCGGGCTTGCGGCCCCGAAGCGGCTGCCGTACCCCGTCAGCGGGATCTGA
- a CDS encoding MBL fold metallo-hydrolase encodes MHAAALLLSVLWSVFFLPSAPAPADPQLTVRVVDVGAGECCVVSLPDGQFIVYDAGNFQDKGRSAMRAINEIIPDGSEIALLVLSHSDADHLGAVPAICEQYAVRRVIRGGTGHSATWLAADAAIAEEREEGCHDINLASVMLPPGSTFKYGDVFVTVVCGFDRPPADWDIRGDAEAKNAGSIVVRMEYRGRSVLFCGDSVGRHNDDPTDTLIAAEKFMVEMSPVVKLQSDAMIAPHHGADNGSSTAFIRAVSPSFVVFCAGHKTQFQHPRATTVQRYLNAGVDVRRIFRTDLGDDDGPKEWDVGRIPGASDPIGDDDVEITIANNGEMTVQYTNQQE; translated from the coding sequence ATGCATGCCGCCGCCTTGCTTCTGTCGGTGCTCTGGTCGGTGTTCTTCCTGCCGTCAGCGCCAGCGCCTGCGGACCCGCAGCTGACCGTTCGCGTAGTCGATGTGGGCGCGGGCGAGTGCTGCGTCGTGTCCCTGCCTGACGGGCAGTTCATCGTGTACGACGCCGGGAACTTCCAGGACAAGGGCAGGAGCGCCATGAGGGCGATCAACGAGATCATCCCCGACGGGAGCGAGATCGCCCTTCTCGTGCTCAGCCACTCCGACGCTGATCACCTGGGAGCGGTGCCGGCTATTTGCGAGCAGTACGCTGTTCGGCGCGTCATCCGGGGCGGCACGGGCCATTCGGCTACATGGCTGGCCGCCGACGCGGCCATCGCCGAGGAGCGGGAGGAGGGGTGCCACGATATCAACCTGGCCAGCGTGATGCTGCCGCCCGGGTCGACGTTCAAGTACGGCGATGTGTTCGTCACGGTCGTGTGCGGCTTCGACCGACCGCCCGCCGACTGGGACATCCGGGGCGACGCCGAAGCGAAGAACGCCGGCAGCATCGTGGTGCGGATGGAGTACCGCGGCCGATCGGTCCTTTTCTGTGGGGACAGCGTGGGGAGGCACAACGACGACCCCACGGACACGCTGATCGCGGCCGAGAAGTTCATGGTGGAGATGTCGCCCGTCGTGAAGCTCCAGTCAGACGCGATGATCGCGCCCCACCATGGGGCCGACAACGGCAGCTCCACCGCCTTTATCCGCGCTGTCAGCCCCTCGTTTGTCGTGTTCTGCGCGGGCCACAAAACCCAGTTCCAGCACCCACGGGCCACGACCGTACAGCGCTACCTCAACGCGGGCGTGGACGTGCGGCGGATCTTCCGCACGGACCTGGGCGATGACGACGGCCCCAAGGAGTGGGACGTTGGCCGCATCCCCGGGGCGTCGGACCCCATCGGCGACGACGACGTTGAGATCACCATTGCGAACAACGGCGAGATGACTGTTCAGTACACGAACCAACAGGAGTAG
- a CDS encoding DUF262 domain-containing protein → MDVTEARIDPTFGEKTVLQFAHLLESGRLHLNPSFQRQSVWTEGDRKKLILSLLRGFPIPSVFLYSRENERGEIVYDVLDGKQRLESIFRFIGAKGFGRQAFAVKWSDDGSERRDWNWAELRRARLVSRIENYTIPVVEVTGSLSDIIELFVCINSTGKALTGAEKRHARFYRSGLLREASVLARRMSSYFERNRIFSGGQVSRMKDVELVSEIMASIMNDGVANKKAAIDRAIGVADQDGRVVRRVAAEAAKSINLVRRMFPELRETRFRNSSEFYSLCIAVWSMWRDNLALTDKARNRKAMWLLKELSNGVDKVRENQRHLKGIQPEDQLFGQYLSSIQRAVDNKVERQTRHTILVGMFRSLYERKDSKRLFTSEQRRLIWHSDGDRQCKSCRTRLDWTNFEVDHKLAHSIGGRTALDNAEVLCRSCNASKGNRRRSRKR, encoded by the coding sequence GCTCGAATCTGGTCGGCTGCACCTCAACCCAAGCTTCCAGCGGCAGAGTGTCTGGACCGAGGGCGACCGCAAGAAGCTCATCTTATCGCTGCTCCGTGGATTTCCGATCCCGTCTGTGTTTCTCTATTCTCGCGAGAATGAGCGGGGCGAGATCGTGTACGACGTGCTTGACGGTAAACAGCGGCTTGAGTCAATCTTCCGCTTCATTGGAGCTAAGGGGTTTGGACGGCAGGCATTCGCCGTGAAGTGGTCAGATGATGGCTCGGAGCGAAGAGACTGGAATTGGGCGGAGTTAAGGCGAGCCAGGCTCGTTTCGCGCATCGAGAACTACACGATCCCAGTGGTCGAGGTGACTGGCAGCTTGTCTGACATCATTGAGCTCTTCGTATGCATCAACTCCACAGGAAAGGCGCTGACAGGTGCGGAAAAGAGGCATGCCCGCTTTTACCGTAGTGGTCTCCTGAGAGAGGCCAGCGTTCTCGCCAGGCGTATGTCAAGCTACTTCGAGCGAAACCGCATCTTCTCCGGTGGACAGGTGTCCCGGATGAAGGACGTGGAGTTGGTTTCCGAGATCATGGCGTCGATCATGAACGATGGCGTCGCGAACAAGAAGGCCGCGATCGACCGAGCGATCGGTGTTGCCGACCAAGATGGGCGGGTGGTCCGGCGAGTCGCTGCGGAGGCGGCCAAGTCGATCAACTTAGTGCGTCGGATGTTCCCGGAACTCCGCGAAACGCGGTTCCGCAACAGCAGTGAGTTCTACTCCTTGTGCATCGCGGTCTGGTCCATGTGGCGCGACAACCTTGCGCTCACTGACAAGGCGCGCAATCGGAAGGCGATGTGGCTCCTCAAAGAGCTATCGAATGGCGTTGACAAGGTGCGAGAGAACCAGCGCCACCTGAAAGGCATTCAGCCGGAGGACCAGCTCTTCGGACAGTACTTGAGCAGCATCCAGCGTGCTGTTGACAATAAGGTGGAACGACAGACCCGTCACACGATCCTCGTCGGCATGTTCCGCAGCCTCTATGAGCGGAAAGACAGCAAACGTCTGTTCACGTCCGAGCAGCGCCGGTTGATTTGGCACAGCGACGGAGACAGACAGTGTAAGTCCTGTAGGACGAGGCTGGATTGGACGAACTTTGAGGTCGACCACAAACTTGCCCACAGCATTGGCGGTCGCACAGCACTCGACAATGCAGAAGTACTCTGCCGGTCGTGCAATGCGTCAAAAGGAAACCGACGGCGATCGCGGAAGCGGTAG
- a CDS encoding tyrosine-type recombinase/integrase, translated as MSYTNEGRPAHRPKPKRRLPPEVLTNEEVLRLLAACPPTAPGLRNRALIAVLYRAGLRVAEGVALYPKDVDLQAGTIRVLHGKCDLARTVGIDPGGLAVLSEWLKARAEEGFGPAHPLFCVRGGRALSTNYVRRMLPQLAARAGVHKRVHAHGLRHTHAAQLRAEGVDIGIISKQLGHRSITTTATYLDHIAPLAVVRVVAARTWSN; from the coding sequence ATGTCCTACACGAACGAGGGCCGGCCTGCCCACCGCCCAAAGCCCAAGCGTCGGCTACCCCCCGAGGTGCTCACCAACGAGGAGGTGCTCCGCCTCCTCGCCGCCTGCCCGCCCACCGCTCCCGGCCTGCGGAACCGCGCCCTGATTGCGGTCCTCTACCGCGCCGGGCTTCGGGTAGCCGAGGGGGTGGCGCTCTACCCCAAGGACGTGGACCTGCAAGCGGGGACGATCCGCGTACTGCACGGGAAGTGCGACCTCGCCCGCACCGTGGGGATCGATCCCGGCGGGCTCGCAGTCCTGAGCGAGTGGCTGAAGGCTCGCGCAGAGGAGGGGTTCGGCCCGGCTCACCCGCTGTTCTGCGTTCGAGGGGGGCGGGCGTTGTCCACCAACTACGTCCGGCGGATGCTTCCGCAGCTCGCCGCGAGGGCAGGCGTCCACAAGCGGGTGCACGCGCACGGGCTCCGCCATACCCACGCGGCCCAGCTCCGGGCGGAGGGCGTGGACATTGGGATCATCTCGAAGCAGCTTGGGCACCGGAGCATCACAACCACGGCAACGTACCTCGACCACATCGCGCCGCTGGCAGTTGTACGAGTGGTGGCGGCCCGTACCTGGTCGAACTGA
- a CDS encoding fibronectin type III domain-containing protein produces the protein MRKFDGKTPSQLWVWDPYFHVPIIAALLLTAFSGYFLGRAIRLLPEPRGTNEEISRENYKRCLVGLGSGLLAATIITVTALAGFAYSGVLGRIFGFARNLSSLPPTTGPAGVDTMVLLFSSLLMALLGALFYVTNSLHEKRRKGMEDFDWSIFWSGLWYRLGEAVLFTIVFFVAIRRFAPEGSDEWLPILALFLGMSVTAGERLVFGLARRVFLAVGALLPLEGADVNNAFDALMPDSPTNLKAGREADGTILVRWERPTTGPTVRGFKIELRPSDSGVWRSVDKREAGENSAVLIGIRADIDHSVRVVAFNDAGESDPTPAVAVKATPTV, from the coding sequence ATGCGGAAGTTCGATGGCAAGACTCCGAGCCAGCTCTGGGTCTGGGACCCTTACTTCCACGTTCCCATCATCGCTGCACTCCTGCTCACGGCCTTCTCCGGGTACTTCCTCGGCCGCGCAATCCGATTGCTCCCTGAGCCTCGCGGCACAAACGAGGAGATCTCACGGGAGAACTACAAGCGCTGCCTGGTCGGCCTCGGCTCGGGGCTCCTCGCGGCCACCATCATCACCGTCACCGCGCTGGCCGGCTTCGCATATTCGGGAGTCCTTGGCCGCATCTTCGGCTTCGCCAGGAACCTGTCCTCACTGCCCCCCACCACCGGTCCAGCTGGTGTGGACACCATGGTGCTCCTATTCAGCTCGCTTCTGATGGCACTTCTGGGAGCGCTCTTTTACGTCACGAACTCGCTCCACGAGAAGCGCCGCAAGGGGATGGAGGACTTCGACTGGTCGATCTTCTGGTCTGGACTCTGGTACAGGCTTGGTGAGGCCGTTCTCTTCACCATCGTGTTCTTCGTCGCGATCCGGCGTTTCGCGCCGGAAGGGTCTGACGAGTGGCTCCCCATCCTCGCTCTCTTCCTAGGAATGTCGGTCACAGCCGGCGAACGCCTTGTGTTCGGCCTCGCGCGCCGAGTGTTCCTTGCGGTCGGAGCGCTGCTTCCGCTGGAAGGAGCGGATGTCAACAACGCCTTCGACGCGCTCATGCCCGACTCCCCTACGAACCTAAAAGCGGGGCGCGAGGCTGACGGGACCATCCTCGTTCGTTGGGAGCGCCCAACCACGGGGCCCACGGTGCGCGGCTTCAAGATCGAGCTCCGGCCATCGGACTCGGGCGTTTGGCGCAGCGTGGACAAGCGAGAGGCGGGCGAGAACTCCGCCGTGCTCATCGGTATCCGCGCCGACATCGATCATTCCGTGCGAGTGGTCGCGTTCAACGACGCGGGGGAGAGTGACCCCACCCCAGCGGTTGCCGTCAAGGCGACGCCGACTGTCTAA